The genomic segment ACTTACAGCTTGTGTGTGAAAAGccttacaaaacaaaagtagtaATCAATaatcttttttctctttaagcctcttcttcttcttcgtcctcctcGTACTCCTCTTCACCGACTGTAGCATCCTGATATTGCTGATACTCTGCAACAAGATCGTTCATGTTACTCTCAGCCTCAGTGAATTCCATCTCGTCCATTCCTTCTCCTGTGTACCAATGAAGGAAAGCCTTTCTCCTGAACATGGCTGTAAACTGTTCACTCACACGCCTGAACATTTCCTGGATTGAAGTTGAGTTTCCAATGAAAGTCGATGCCATTTTCAAACCCGTGGGAGCTATATCGCAGACGCTTGATTTCACGTTGTTTGGAATCCATTCAACAAAGTACGATGAGTTCTTGTTCTGGACATTCATCATCTGCTCATCAACCTCTTTAGTGCTCATCTTTCCACGGAACAAAGCGGAAGCTGTCAAGTAACGGCCATGACGGGGATCAGCTGCACACATCATGTTCTTGGCATCCCACATCTGTTGAGTAAGTTCAGGGACACTCAAGGCACTGTATTGCTGTGATCCTCTTGATGTCAACGGTGCAAAACCAACCATGAAGAAATGGAGTCGTGGGAAAGGGATAAGGTTCACAGCGAGCTTTCTAAGGTCAGAGTTTAGTTGACCAGGGAACCGAAGACAGCATGTGACACCACTCATGGTAGCTGAGATGAGGTGGTTAAGATCACCAACTGTGCATCAGACAAAAAGAACAATGTCAGGGTTTCAAAACTACAATTCTACAATCACATGAATATTCCAAAACAAAAGGAGAAATGGTTTGTAAATGTACTCACAGGTAGGATTAGATAGCTTCAAGGTGCGGAAACAGATATCGTAGAGAGCTTCGTTATCCAAAACCATACATTCGTCAGCATTCTCAACAAGCTGGTGAACAGAGAGTGTAGCATTGTATGGCTCAACGACGGTATCAGAAACCTTAGGAGATGGGAAAACCGAAAAGGTCATCATCATACGATCAGGATACTCCTCTCTTATCTTAGAAATCAAAAGCGTTCCCATTCCAGAACCAGTTCCTCCTCCCAAAGAATGACAAACTTGAAAACctaatcaaataatatacaaatcATACAATCAGAGAACAGCTTAATCAAGAATCTAAACCAACCGAGAGCATCATAAGCAAAATGATCAACCTATACTAAACAAATTCACATTTCTAATAACAGATCTGGATTCAAACCTTGAAGACAGTCACAGTTCTCAGCCTCTTTCCTAACAACATCAAGAACGGAATCAATCAACTCAGCGCCTTCGGTGTAGTGACCTTTAGCCCAGTTATTGCCAGCACCAGACTGGCCAAAGACGAAGTTATCAGGGCGAAAAATCTGACCAAAGGGACCGGATCTGAGAGAATCCATAGTACCAGGCTCCAGATCCATAAGAACAGCGCGAGGAACGTACTTGCCTCCGCTTGCTTCGTTGTAATAGACATTAATCCTCTCTAGCTGTAGATCTGAATCGCCACAGTACTGACCGGTGTGATCGATACCATGCTCGCCGCAAATAACTTCCCAAAACTTAGCACCGATCTGGTTTCCGCACTGACCTCCTTGAATATGAAggatttctctcattttcttcacctgatgtttttttttctcgggAAATCGctcaaaatcttaaaaaatttctCGAGAAAATGATGGTGAGAAAATTTTTGGCGACTCCCCTTCTCTCTgttgtttttttgatttgtgaggggtataaaacaaaaaaaaagagtagtaatcgcctatatatatatagtttacgttctttttttctcagtttctaGAATAATTTGCGTTTTGGTCCTTTATCTTTTCTCGAATTGTTAAATTTACCCTGATAGTTTTcgatttggtttctttatgtGCTGTAATGACAGcgaatcaaaaacaaaaaacaaaatatctttccttagatattttttgttaattaattaatattaaaatcacTCGTGAAAAGATAGAAAGGcaaatttgtttaataatttcaGATTAGATCCTTTATTTTCTTCGGATATTGTAATAAAAGACTAAAAGATTCGAATTAGCGTCATTACTGGAATTttcctttcttgtttttttaaacactaATTTAGTAAGTTGATTAATGTTTTTTACAACCATGAATAGGCAATTTTACTTATTTAGCAAATAACCGTATTAATTAGATTAGCTGACAATAGAAATTAGAAGTAAATGGTTTTTTACAAGCCAACGCCAAAGAGTTGCCAACCCATGAAAATTGCTaaatatagagagagatacGTCGAGTCGAGTAAAGATAATTACTAAATGTTACTATTTGCTAACGAGTTTATAATATGAATCAACGGTTCAAGTATTTAGCAATCAGAAAGGTGTTGGTAAACATCTAACTATAGACATAATATGTTGTTGATCGGTTTAATGAAGAAACTGTAAATATTTATCTTTAGAAACATAAAGAAACGTAAGAATCTTAAAATAGACGTAACCAAATTAACCATGTCAAATATACAGTAGATGAAATGGTTAGTTCGCTGTATTTAATTTGCTAgttaacaaattctctaattCGAAATGGTTTGGAAGTTTTCAGGTCCGGTTTAATCTGActtaattttggtttggtattTTATTTCGAACAATACGAATTAAGATTGAGAAGCTATTGTTATACTTATATAAAgtcatcaaatattttttaacatacGTATTAGCAAAAACTAAGCtgaataaattagtttttttttttttttaagttttaactccATAAATGTAAGATCtcgaatatataaaattatcagtTCATCTTTCATTCGGTTTAAGTTACTTTTGTTGGTTTCGGTTTATAAATGTacaaattattgattatttcGGTTCGAttggttatttttaatttggttaaacAAAAAGTATTGAATCTACAAGATCTGCCTAGTACAGTTGTACAACTATtacaaaaatggaaaagaataaaaaataaaatggttaagGCACGCGTCGTCCTGTAAATGTCTTTTAAGCGGTTTCCTcatcatatctctctctttgGAGGCCCTTTCACTTTCTGCGCAAACAAGGAAGACGAAGACGAGAACGAAGAAAGagctctctctatctatctatcttctCTCCATTTATTACATtatatctcttctctctctctctctcaaaatgtCAAATTAATGGTTTTGATCTTCCAAccagatcttcttctttatctcttcgACAAACCCTTTCTTCTGGGTTCTTCCTTGAGCTGATTCTTTCTCCCAAAAaccatttttgttgtttcttgagGCAGAGAGACATGCCTTTACCTTGGAAGAAATCTAGATCGAGTCGGATCTCAAGATTCGTATCAGACTTTCAACAATCTCCAAAACATGGTGGATCTCTCGTTGTTGAAACTGGCTTCCCTACTTCTTTAATCGATCTCTTCGTCAAGAACCGCGATCGTCTCAAAAAACAATCTTCTAAAcgtgttaataataataacaacaagaCTACGGCTCCTACACGACGGCGTGTTTCctctcctcctcatcctcatcatcctctGCCTCCTTCTCTGTCTTTACAGAGACGTATGTCTCTTCCTCTCAAGCTTGATCCTGCTTTGGTTACCGAGGATCCTTCTCTTGTTGTGAGTAAGATCGATGAGGAGAGTTTTGTCCCGGAGAATAAACGCggcggaggaggtggtggaTGTTGTGTTTTGATGGTGGTTGTGTTTAAGGTTTTTATGGTGGCTGTGCTCGCGTTGAGCACGAAAAAGCTCGCCGTTGGGATTACTCTCTCTGCTTTTGCGCTCCTCTTCCTCGAGCTCGCGGTGGCGCGTGTCTTTACGCTTTTGAACATCTGCCCCGACGCGCAGGTTCGGATAGATTCGTTGATCGAGAAGCTCATAGGGAAGCGACATAAAGAGaagctagaagaagaagaagaagtaacgACATGGACGCATGACAGAAGAAACAAGGTCTCGTTTGAAATAGTCGAAGAGCCTAGAGAGGAGATTAGTGTTGTTGTGCCTCAATCGGAGAAGAGCTCGTCGTCGGAAGAGAAGACGAGACCTGTggctgaggaggaggaggaggaggagaagaagaaggaagtgcAGACGATAAGAGACGTGGTGTTTAAGAATGAGAAGAGTAAAAGCGCGAAGCTTAAATCAAAGATTGTGAAGAAGATCGTGCCAAAGAAGTTGAGGAGttataagaagaagaggaagatgaagaacaaagaaaaagaagaagcagcagcagaagGACAAGATGTTGAagttgagattgaagaagaagggtCTTTGACAGAAGTGTCTAGCTTGTATTCAGATGATAGAATCGAGAGTGAAAGCTCTGAAAGAGATGATGTAAGTTCGAGTCCGCCAttgttagaagaagaagaaggaggagagattggGTCAAAAGGAGGGGATCTAACGAAAGTGATTGTTCTGATAGTGATTGTTCTTGTTGGATTGTTAATTGGGAAAGTCTTTGCTATCGGTCTGACACTATCTTCGTGTCTGATCCTCAGAGTTTTCTGCTGCAAATCACGAACCAGTCTCTGAATCTGAaacagaagaagcagaaagattTCAAGGcattgggttttgttttttttgtttgtgtgtccGTGGCAGTGGGTGGTGTGGTGGGCCTTACGGTGAAAGGGAGTGTTATTGTTTTGGGGTGGTTGGCAGTTCGAAGCTATGCAATTGGTTTGCTTATGAaactgtaaattttttaattttgttttgtaaacttaatTAACAgagaatatattgttattatatatgatGGTCAAAGAGTCAAAGATGTTTgtgtttacaagaaaaaaaacgaaaacaaaaaatataatttaagaaaaaaatggtcATTGTTAATAATGAAAGGCAGAGCAATAACGTTTTTGTCGGCCAAAAAAAGCACTAACTTTTAGCAATAATTTATGTGGCGATATTGACGGAGACACATGATGACATGACCTTATTTACTTAGTCGTGCGTATTTTACAACATTTGATATACGTTCAAGATAATCTTGAATTTGATATGGCGTAATCGTATTGTCCTCGGTTATGTTATGTCCTTTGCGAATAACTAATCGTGCgcctttcttttgttgtttttttcacaGTTGCTAaatcaactttttaaaattggatTCAATCTTtctaaaagaagaaactttttttaaagAGGATGTTGAAACATTGATAGTATCGATTTTTAGGTGGTTCAAATGAGAGGCatcaacatttctttttttatgtatcCGGATTCGAAATGCTATTTTCTTGGGaattaaagaaaatgagaaacaagATCTACTAGTAAACTATACTCCAACATGATTGgtttataataaaacaagaaatttgGACCTTGTATTAAGAAGACTGCATATTCCATGCGAGGAATCTTATCTGTGACAAATATCTTTGTTGTGGACTGACTAttaggaagaaagaaagaaaaaacaaagccctttttgttaaattaaagaGGTTGATTAAATATCTAAACCTAAATTAAACTTATATAAAAGTGCATGATGTATACtactattatttatatagtgGAAAACCTCACCGCTATATCATGTTCATGCCTACcattaagattttaatttggccatgtctattaatttatatatatgcaatgaCTTGCTAGTTGGGTTGTTGATTACTAGTTCCCAACAGATGAAGTGTCTAAATGCATGTGTCATGTactcatgtgtgtgtgtgtgtatatatatttgttgatataaaataacatatccAATGATCCAATCTTggtttatataaaatcatatatgtgAAAACTGTATACAGTTTGTATAGATCTCCTAGTGTAACAAACAACTTAAACAAGGCAGAGCCGCAGAGggctttataatatatattttctacacaTAATTCATTCATCTAGtctttgtttaaaaattagTCATGCGTCCACATAATTCATGATTTATCATAATAAAAACTGTTGGTGATACTTGTGAGCAAAAACCCATTCTCATAGACTCTTAAGGCTCGTAGACTGAT from the Camelina sativa cultivar DH55 chromosome 12, Cs, whole genome shotgun sequence genome contains:
- the LOC104731467 gene encoding uncharacterized protein LOC104731467; this translates as MPLPWKKSRSSRISRFVSDFQQSPKHGGSLVVETGFPTSLIDLFVKNRDRLKKQSSKRVNNNNNKTTAPTRRRVSSPPHPHHPLPPSLSLQRRMSLPLKLDPALVTEDPSLVVSKIDEESFVPENKRGGGGGGCCVLMVVVFKVFMVAVLALSTKKLAVGITLSAFALLFLELAVARVFTLLNICPDAQVRIDSLIEKLIGKRHKEKLEEEEEVTTWTHDRRNKVSFEIVEEPREEISVVVPQSEKSSSSEEKTRPVAEEEEEEEKKKEVQTIRDVVFKNEKSKSAKLKSKIVKKIVPKKLRSYKKKRKMKNKEKEEAAAEGQDVEVEIEEEGSLTEVSSLYSDDRIESESSERDDVSSSPPLLEEEEGGEIGSKGGDLTKVIVLIVIVLVGLLIGKVFAIGLTLSSCLILRVFCCKSRTSL
- the LOC104731465 gene encoding tubulin beta-9 chain gives rise to the protein MREILHIQGGQCGNQIGAKFWEVICGEHGIDHTGQYCGDSDLQLERINVYYNEASGGKYVPRAVLMDLEPGTMDSLRSGPFGQIFRPDNFVFGQSGAGNNWAKGHYTEGAELIDSVLDVVRKEAENCDCLQGFQVCHSLGGGTGSGMGTLLISKIREEYPDRMMMTFSVFPSPKVSDTVVEPYNATLSVHQLVENADECMVLDNEALYDICFRTLKLSNPTFGDLNHLISATMSGVTCCLRFPGQLNSDLRKLAVNLIPFPRLHFFMVGFAPLTSRGSQQYSALSVPELTQQMWDAKNMMCAADPRHGRYLTASALFRGKMSTKEVDEQMMNVQNKNSSYFVEWIPNNVKSSVCDIAPTGLKMASTFIGNSTSIQEMFRRVSEQFTAMFRRKAFLHWYTGEGMDEMEFTEAESNMNDLVAEYQQYQDATVGEEEYEEDEEEEEA